GCTTACGTGCTGGGGAGTTCATCCCATCCGTGAGCTGCCTgccccctctcctgcccagcttTGCACCCCCAGAAGGGAGTGAGGCTGACAGGGAAGAACTTAGCATCGGTGGGTGTACCCACCCTCAGTTCAAGCGCTTCGGACATACGCAATATAATTTGCTGAGAAGACACCCTGAGCTCAGCTCAACGCTAGCCAGAAGGCTCAGGCTACCCCTGCTTCGCTCTCCTGGGCAGCAGATCCTTTCGGATTTGGGTTTGTACAGCCCTGGGTCCAAGCCCTTGTCCCATGGCCGGCCCTTCCCATAACCCCAGGCCAGCCAGGTGAGCGGTGAGCTgctcggtgcccagctgtgccgccccggccctgccaTCACTCACCGACTTGGCGAGTATGAGAGCATCACTCATGAGGTCGATGAGAGGCGTCTTGGTGTGAACATTGTAGAAGGAGTAAGCAGCTTTCAGGCTCTTGTGAGTCGGGTGGTTCATGATGGTGGAGGGCAGCGTGTAGAAGCTCAGGAAGTCTGTCACCTCCCCTGGGGCACTCTGGAAGCCAGAAGTGACACCGCAACACATCAGAGCCACGATAAAGCCCAGCCGGAGCCTTAGAGGGGCTTTGCCAGTCTGCGTGATGTGCGGGCTCCCTGCGAGGAGACTCGGGGCAGCCCGGGATGGAGAGGCACCATCCCCCAGCAGCTCAAACCTCCCACCCTGGAAGAGCATCTCACTGCCCAGGGCGGCAACCTCCCCGATCGCTCCCACCGCTCGCCACACACTCTTCCAGTGGAGGCAGAAGCCCAGCTCCCATCTTGCTCCTGCCCCCTCACCTCTACCACAAAGGTGTCGATGATATTCTCCTGAGGTAAGAACCAGTGCTCCACCTCCTCTCGGCTCATGACAGGCATCAGGTGGAACTGCTTCAGGTACTCGGTCAGGAGCTTGTGCACTGCAGAGATATCTCTGTGCTCCATTGGCCGCAAGCCAGGAGTCTTGGGAGTCTACAAAAAGCGGGACAAATCATTTGCGTTGCTTGCACAGCGGCTTTTATCACTCAAGGGCTCTCTAACAAGCGTCATGGAGACGCTTTCTGCTTAGATCAGCCCATTTTCAGCCCCGCAACCCAGCATTCTCCCCCTCAGCCCTGCTTGCCTGGCAGAAGGATGGATGCCATCAGCCATGACACTGATGGCAAAGACCGCAAAGAAGCACAGTGGGTCCCAAAGCACCACGTGCCAGGTCAAGTCCTGCTGGAAGTGGCCTCCTACCCACTAACAACACAAGATCTCTGCTTCCCTCCACATCTCTGCTCCCGCTCGCAGCAGGGACGGGCTGGGAGACGTGCCTTGGGCACCACAAGGAACCGCAAGGAACCACCTGATGTTATTTCCAGTTGGGTTCGATTTCTAATTTAGGGTTGGGATCGCTCAGCAAAGCCCAGATCAAGCAGCACGGACTGCTTCTGGGTCTGGGTTTCTGCACAAAAATCGGTAGCCACGAAAGAGCAGCTGGTGCCTTTGCTGAGGCGGGAGGCAGGAGACAAGAGCCGTGTGCTGCCCAGCACTAAAGCAGCGCTCTCCAACCGAAACGAGCAGCTCTGACCGACAGAAGGAAGCCAACAAGGTCAGGGAAGGTGGTGGcaattttaatgctttgtttgtcttttctccCATATCCAGCTGGGGAACTTCCCCAGCAGGACAACTGCAGTGACAGAACCGATCAGTTTGACTGAAGAATGAGGGACTAACCCAATTCAAGGTCACTCCGAGGCTGTGTTTGGACAGATGAAGGCTGTCATATCTGCATTCTTGTTTTACCAGGAGGACAGGATATGACTCACCATGAAAGAAAAGCTCACAGGGTCCTCTAGCTGCAAGAATTTGCCCTTAAAATGCAGGTACCCaggcaaaaataaagattaaataaagtGCAATGGCTTGACAGAGTCATTTACTACATGAAACAAACCCCAGTTCTCCAGGCAGAGGACTTGACCTCAGCTGAGATGTTTGTGTCTCCAGTTCCCAGCCTCACCCCTTGCTCAGCAAGGAGCAATTCATGAGCGCTGACTCCATGGCTCACAGCCCCGGCTGGCACCCACCTCGGGCAACCGGTAAAGCTTCATGGTACGTTGCATAGTCATGTTCCTGCTCAGGTGGGAAAATTTGACCTCGATGAGTTTCCGAGGATTCAGGGACCGGTGCCAGTACCTGCAGAAACACATTCACGGTGGGAGACTTGTTCTTGGGCAGCGGGACAGCCGCATGGGCACAAGGTTCTCGTAGCTGCCATGAGAGGGCAAGCGAGAACATGATGCTGGTTCGCGAAGAGGCCAGCAGCTCCCGCAGAGAAAAACAAGGGCAGCCTGAAGCGCTTGTGCTGCAGAAAGTCTCCTGTCTTGTGATACATGAGCAGCTTAAGCAAAGCTACTGGAGTTAATCCTGGAAGGACAGCGTGGCGAGGAGAAACCTGAGCTGGAATCAATCTCTCCTGTCCCGGGTAATCCCACACGTGCTACACGCCACAGAGGGGATCCCAGCAAGGGAAGGTCTGCAGACCAAAATCTCTTCGGAGAACCATAGACACTCACCTGCAAGTCCCCACAGGCTTTGGCAGCACCACTCCCGCAGTGTAAACAGCCTGAAAGATCCCCTCCAGATGAACCCGCCGCGTGATCTCACGGATCAGAACCGGAGCCACCCGTTTCGAGCGCAACTTTTTGTGGACGCACAGGAAGTTTATCTCTACCATCTTCTTCTCTCTTGGGAAAGAAACAATGCAGAGCATGAGACCTGACTGTCCTGACCTGGGAGGATCAGCCCAATGCCCTGGGCAATTTACCTCCATCCCCTTCCAGAGAGAGGAGTCAAAGCCTCGGGGAAGGCCAAAGGGCAAGGGCTGGGTTTGGAGAACTCTCCCTTAAGCTGTAACCCAAGGTTTTCTCAGGGAAAATGGTCTCCATCCAGCCCTGGAGGATTTCTGTAAGCCAGAGCTCTAAGCTGACCTCACTCATTGAGGAAAACACCCTTCATGGCTGCTAACTACAAGATGTCTTTGCACAGAACTTCACTGCCCACCTTAAATATCTCCCACCCTCTCCTCCAAGCAGCAAAGCATCTCCACGGCTGAATGGCGTAGGTCTGGCTCGGTTGGTAGGGGAGGACAACGTAGCCAGACCTCCTCAGCACTCCCAGGAAGCCCCACGTGCCATCAAGGGGCAGGATGAGAAATGCAGCGAAGCAGCACTCACGTATCATAGATGTGGATAGTGGCTGGAATCGCACTGATAAATCCAACCAGCTTCTTGCTGGAGACAACTCTGACTCCACAGTGCCACTGGGGCAACCAGCCCGGAGGACGCAGCGCCCTGAAGAAGAGACACACTTCAGAACTCACATCCCATCAAAGGTCCCCAGCGTatctgctcctgcctccccaccctGTCCTGGGATGCCGTGTCCTGCTCCAGGCTGCCCAACGCAGCTGTGGGTTTGCAGGCAGGAGGATGAGAGGGTGACAGTGATGTGACAAGGCAGGACTGCTGGGATCCAGGGCATTTCCTGCACTCTGTGGCCAAGGCCAGCTCTCACTAGCGACACAGGAGGAAATCCATGTTCCTCCATTCACGAACGCCCTGAGCAAACGGCAGCTCCACTGCAACAGGTCTTCAAGTGTTATTGCTGGCAACATTACTTGGCAGCTGCCTTCATCCTACAGCTCCAGGGCACTGAGAAGTTCCTTAGCTACTGGGATTTTTACAAACACTCGAGGCATCaaaccaaagaggaaaaaaaaatccagttttagGCTCCCATATCTCAAAGAAgccagaggcaggcagggctgggcgaGACGCCCCTCTCGCAGTGTACCTGGGACACCGCACACACACATGGTGACAGATGGGGAAGGGAGATTTTGAAAAGAAGCGAGAAGGGATAAGCAAAGGCAGCTGCAGCGCTGTCACCGGGGTCAGGCTTGCCAGCATCCAACACCCTCTGCTCCGTGGTCGTGGTGCCACTCACCACAGCAGGAACTCAGGAGAGTAATCGAACCGGAACATGTTGTCGTCGTCCTCCACGTAGTTCTCGTTCAGGAGCGTGTACAGCTCTTTCAGCTAAAGCAGAAGAGCCCAAGCAG
The DNA window shown above is from Ciconia boyciana chromosome 22, ASM3463844v1, whole genome shotgun sequence and carries:
- the NMT1 gene encoding glycylpeptide N-tetradecanoyltransferase 1 encodes the protein MADDSETAVRRPPARPPRPSAEENDHEHCSDCENEAEHGSNRGGLSPANDSGAKKKKKKPKRKKEKGGDQPDQAQDQSVKVNSLPAERIQEIQKAIELFSVGQGPAKTMEEASKRSYQFWDTQPVPKLGEVVNTHGPVEPDKDNIRQEPYTLPQGFTWDALDLGDRGVLKELYTLLNENYVEDDDNMFRFDYSPEFLLWALRPPGWLPQWHCGVRVVSSKKLVGFISAIPATIHIYDTEKKMVEINFLCVHKKLRSKRVAPVLIREITRRVHLEGIFQAVYTAGVVLPKPVGTCRYWHRSLNPRKLIEVKFSHLSRNMTMQRTMKLYRLPETPKTPGLRPMEHRDISAVHKLLTEYLKQFHLMPVMSREEVEHWFLPQENIIDTFVVESAPGEVTDFLSFYTLPSTIMNHPTHKSLKAAYSFYNVHTKTPLIDLMSDALILAKSKGFDVFNALDLMENKTFLEKLKFGIGDGNLQYYLYNWKCPSMAPEKVGLVLQ